Proteins encoded in a region of the Treponema sp. J25 genome:
- a CDS encoding LacI family DNA-binding transcriptional regulator produces MTEKKHKQRVTIKDIAERAGVSKATVSFAFNSPWKITDATRQRVLQVAEELEYVPDPLARTLATKQVGSIGLLLPDPIQEAFKNPYIVELLEGIGAVCHGEDLSLTILPPVKGLLTHTVRTALVDAIMTIGIGPDHEVLSIIRKRNLPFVIIDGAGLSGSVQVGIHDEEAGYQLLRHILELGHRRITILSIKNLHEAIVDAPTARRSRILDLRLQGAYRALREWGLEPEDPGISLCLVDADMDSASGVTEKILEEQPGPTALVCFADVLALGAYGAIKKKGLRIPEDITVVGFDGIRFSRLLEPPLTTIYQSGYDKGYAAASLAVKLIRGLPGQDIVLPATLRQGGSSAPPPPGNRSPAGMDKQRRYV; encoded by the coding sequence ATGACCGAAAAAAAACACAAACAACGGGTTACCATCAAAGATATCGCTGAACGGGCGGGGGTATCCAAGGCGACCGTTTCCTTTGCCTTCAATAGTCCCTGGAAGATTACCGACGCAACCCGCCAGAGGGTGCTCCAGGTGGCGGAAGAACTCGAGTACGTCCCTGATCCGCTCGCCCGAACCCTTGCCACCAAACAGGTCGGTTCCATTGGGCTTTTATTACCCGACCCTATTCAGGAAGCCTTTAAAAACCCATACATTGTAGAACTCCTCGAAGGCATTGGCGCTGTCTGTCATGGAGAAGATCTCTCCCTCACGATTCTGCCCCCTGTTAAGGGCCTATTAACCCATACAGTCCGAACTGCCTTAGTCGATGCCATTATGACCATTGGAATTGGGCCCGATCACGAAGTGCTATCTATTATTCGTAAGCGAAATCTCCCTTTTGTGATCATTGACGGCGCAGGCCTTTCCGGTTCAGTCCAGGTAGGGATACATGATGAGGAAGCGGGCTACCAGTTACTTCGTCATATACTTGAACTTGGACATCGGCGAATCACCATCCTCAGCATTAAAAACCTTCACGAGGCCATAGTGGATGCACCTACGGCTCGTCGGTCCCGGATTCTGGATCTCCGGCTTCAGGGGGCATACCGGGCTCTTAGAGAATGGGGACTGGAGCCCGAGGATCCAGGTATTAGCTTGTGTTTGGTGGACGCCGACATGGATTCGGCTTCGGGGGTGACAGAAAAAATCCTTGAAGAACAGCCAGGCCCCACCGCCCTAGTATGTTTTGCGGATGTCCTTGCCCTGGGAGCCTATGGGGCGATAAAAAAGAAAGGTCTAAGGATACCGGAGGATATCACCGTGGTAGGTTTTGATGGAATTCGGTTTTCCCGTCTATTGGAACCACCCCTCACTACTATATATCAGAGTGGGTATGACAAGGGCTATGCGGCAGCTTCCCTCGCGGTCAAGCTTATCCGGGGCTTACCCGGTCAGGATATCGTGTTGCCCGCAACTCTGCGCCAGGGCGGTTCCA
- a CDS encoding alpha-amylase family protein has product MWHHLYTQCLDHLDRRGLSQSPGWNEFADRLEQEFQRFAELLWRLYGHRPDFAFQLETIIANLFQAYLERPEYLKERDRKYPPESGWFLSNQMVGAVAYVDRFAGTLQGMESRIPYLKELGITYLHLMPFFKCPAEENDGGYAVSSYREVDPKLGTLEDLKNLAQKLSDEGIALVADFVFNHTSDEHEWAQRAKKGDREYQDYYWTFSDYGETQRYQPYLRDIFPEVRRGSFTYCEAMKKWVWTTFHSYQWDLNYTNPAVFNAMVQEMLFLANAGIAILRLDAVAFIWKKAGTSCENLEEAHILIRAFQCAARLVCPSLLFKSEAIVHPDDIEQYIDLRECQLSYNPLLMAELWEAAATKEVRLLAHSLRKRHHLPVGCSWVNYVRCHDDIGWTFADEDAAELGIKGRDHRNFLNAFYMGEFPGSFSRGVSFQYNPITGDRRICGTAASLAGIEQALEEGSGADLDRAIRRLLLLYGIVFSAGGIPLIYLGDEWATLNRYEYVENPRESRDSRWVHRPLWSQQAYERRHNLATVEGRVFTALQNMARIRKEHRIFSVPSLTVADSGHPSVLIFHKQDRGNLLTVMGNFSEFLVQIPADKIQQILAGCNGVDLLTGNLVMAQEALDLRACELLWILSTKSLNC; this is encoded by the coding sequence ATGTGGCATCATTTGTATACCCAGTGTCTTGATCATTTAGATCGACGGGGGCTTTCACAGTCCCCCGGATGGAACGAATTTGCCGACCGTCTCGAACAGGAATTCCAGCGTTTTGCAGAGCTCCTGTGGCGCCTCTATGGACATCGACCAGACTTTGCCTTTCAACTCGAAACTATCATTGCCAACCTTTTTCAGGCATATCTGGAACGTCCCGAGTACCTTAAGGAACGAGATAGGAAGTACCCACCCGAATCGGGATGGTTTTTATCAAACCAGATGGTAGGGGCCGTGGCCTACGTGGATCGTTTTGCGGGAACCCTGCAAGGCATGGAGTCCCGGATTCCCTATTTAAAAGAGCTTGGCATTACCTATTTGCACCTCATGCCCTTCTTTAAATGCCCCGCAGAAGAAAATGACGGGGGGTATGCGGTTTCAAGCTATAGAGAAGTGGATCCCAAATTGGGGACCCTGGAGGACCTTAAGAATCTTGCTCAAAAGCTTTCAGATGAAGGGATAGCCCTGGTGGCAGATTTTGTGTTCAACCATACTTCGGACGAACATGAATGGGCCCAGCGGGCAAAGAAGGGCGACCGGGAGTATCAAGACTACTACTGGACTTTTTCTGATTACGGAGAAACCCAGCGGTACCAGCCTTACCTTCGAGATATTTTCCCCGAGGTACGCCGAGGATCCTTTACCTATTGCGAAGCAATGAAAAAATGGGTATGGACCACCTTTCATTCCTACCAGTGGGACCTGAATTACACCAATCCTGCGGTTTTTAATGCCATGGTACAGGAAATGCTTTTCCTTGCCAACGCAGGAATCGCTATTCTTCGACTGGATGCGGTAGCTTTTATCTGGAAAAAGGCCGGGACTTCCTGTGAAAACCTGGAAGAAGCCCACATCCTTATCCGGGCCTTTCAGTGTGCGGCCCGGCTGGTCTGCCCTTCCCTTCTTTTTAAATCGGAGGCTATTGTGCATCCCGATGATATCGAACAATACATAGACCTGCGGGAATGCCAGCTTTCCTACAATCCCTTATTAATGGCGGAACTTTGGGAAGCCGCGGCGACTAAGGAAGTGCGCCTTTTGGCCCACTCCTTGAGGAAACGACATCACTTGCCGGTGGGCTGCAGTTGGGTGAACTACGTGCGCTGCCATGATGACATCGGCTGGACCTTCGCAGATGAAGATGCGGCAGAACTCGGCATTAAAGGAAGGGATCACCGGAATTTTTTGAATGCCTTTTACATGGGCGAATTTCCCGGCAGTTTCAGTAGGGGGGTAAGCTTTCAGTATAATCCCATAACGGGGGACCGCCGTATCTGCGGGACCGCCGCATCCCTCGCCGGCATTGAACAGGCCCTTGAGGAAGGGAGCGGTGCAGACCTTGATCGGGCCATCCGCCGTCTCTTACTGCTCTATGGCATAGTTTTTTCTGCCGGAGGTATCCCCCTCATATATCTGGGCGATGAATGGGCAACCTTGAATCGCTATGAATATGTAGAGAACCCCCGGGAAAGCCGGGACAGCCGGTGGGTACATCGTCCCCTCTGGTCTCAACAGGCCTATGAAAGGCGTCATAACCTGGCCACTGTGGAAGGAAGGGTGTTTACCGCCTTGCAGAATATGGCTCGGATTCGCAAAGAACATAGGATTTTTTCAGTCCCATCTTTAACGGTGGCCGATTCGGGGCATCCCTCGGTATTGATTTTTCACAAACAGGACCGGGGGAACCTTCTTACGGTTATGGGGAATTTTTCAGAATTCCTCGTACAAATTCCGGCAGATAAGATACAGCAGATCCTGGCAGGGTGTAACGGGGTTGATCTTTTAACAGGGAATCTTGTTATGGCCCAGGAAGCTCTTGATCTCAGGGCCTGTGAACTATTATGGATACTTTCGACTAAGTCTTTGAATTGCTAA
- a CDS encoding carbohydrate ABC transporter permease, with protein MKGKKFPLLIAELITAFLFVLFVFPFYLVLINSAKTAFEVTNVPLDWPQRWGNLIDNVIKIWTSESVRYPSSLLSSAIITALSLILLNILSAQAGWALVRTKNKTSNTIFFLFVASMVIPFQIVMFPLLSWFRSVTQITGIPLLRTYQGIVLSYLGFGCSLSIFMFHGFIKTIPLELEEAATIDGCHRAQIFYEIIFPILTPIQATVMVLNGIWIWNDYLLPLLVLGKGNRIMTIPIAVSNFAGAFVKQWDLILTAILLAMVPVIVFFLFAQKYIVKGMIAGSIK; from the coding sequence ATGAAAGGCAAGAAATTTCCCCTCCTCATTGCCGAACTCATCACGGCTTTTCTGTTTGTGCTCTTTGTGTTTCCCTTTTACCTGGTGCTTATCAACTCCGCTAAAACCGCCTTTGAAGTAACCAACGTACCCCTCGACTGGCCCCAACGTTGGGGAAACCTGATCGATAATGTCATCAAAATCTGGACCAGCGAATCGGTTCGGTACCCTTCTTCTCTGTTATCAAGCGCCATCATTACCGCCCTTTCGCTCATCCTCTTGAATATTTTATCTGCCCAGGCAGGATGGGCCCTGGTTCGCACGAAAAACAAAACATCCAATACGATTTTCTTTCTGTTTGTGGCATCCATGGTGATCCCCTTTCAGATTGTTATGTTTCCCCTGCTTTCCTGGTTCAGAAGCGTGACCCAGATCACTGGCATCCCCCTCCTCCGGACCTACCAGGGAATCGTCTTAAGTTATCTGGGCTTTGGGTGTTCCCTTTCGATATTCATGTTCCACGGTTTCATAAAAACCATACCCCTCGAACTCGAAGAAGCGGCGACCATTGATGGCTGCCACAGGGCCCAGATTTTCTACGAGATTATTTTCCCTATCCTTACCCCCATCCAGGCAACCGTCATGGTGCTCAACGGCATCTGGATCTGGAACGATTACCTCTTACCCCTTCTGGTACTTGGCAAGGGGAATAGAATCATGACCATTCCCATTGCGGTTTCTAATTTTGCGGGGGCCTTCGTAAAACAGTGGGATCTTATTCTGACCGCTATTCTGCTGGCCATGGTTCCGGTTATTGTATTTTTCCTTTTTGCGCAAAAATACATTGTAAAAGGCATGATTGCAGGGTCGATAAAATAA